The proteins below are encoded in one region of Desulfurispira natronophila:
- a CDS encoding type II toxin-antitoxin system RelE family toxin has product MALYKVFFRKSVQKDLATIPKKDVERILSRIKALEVDPRPPCSEKLTGLERYRLRQGRYRILYSIQDKQLTVWIVAVGHRKDIYR; this is encoded by the coding sequence ATGGCCTTATATAAGGTGTTTTTCAGGAAATCGGTGCAGAAAGACCTTGCCACGATTCCCAAAAAGGACGTCGAAAGAATACTCTCCCGCATCAAAGCCCTTGAGGTTGATCCACGGCCACCATGTTCGGAAAAGCTGACTGGGCTGGAGCGGTATCGCTTGCGCCAGGGTCGCTATCGTATTCTCTATTCGATTCAGGATAAGCAGCTTACTGTCTGGATTGTAGCGGTTGGCCATCGCAAGGATATTTACCGTTAG